Proteins encoded within one genomic window of Anopheles gambiae chromosome 3, idAnoGambNW_F1_1, whole genome shotgun sequence:
- the LOC4578207 gene encoding protein dpy-30 homolog, with protein MEKENKSSATDNGRKPAGNNLQSLPTRQYLDQTVNPILLQGLKVLAKERPQDPVQYLANFLLQNKNRVEESNGASTEDTQ; from the coding sequence atggaaaaggaaaacaaaagctcaGCCACGGATAATGGGCGAAAGCCGGCTGGAAACAACTTGCAATCGCTACCCACCCGCCAGTATTTGGACCAAACGGTGAATCCCATCCTGCTGCAGGGCCTGAAAGTGTTGGCCAAAGAAAGACCCCAGGATCCGGTGCAATATTTGGCCAACTTTTTGCTGCAGAACAAGAACCGCGTCGAGGAAAGCAACGGAGCCAGTACGGAAGATACACAATAA
- the LOC1278072 gene encoding ER membrane protein complex subunit 3: MAELLIDPNIRGWVFLPIVVITFLVGIIRHYFSILISSQKKAELTQIQDSQAMIRARLLRENGKYLSQQSFAMRRHYFNNEDTGYFKTQKRAPPSPNSTAMLSDLVKGNFINVLPMIVIGGWINWMFSGFVTTKVPFPLTLRFKPMLQRGIELASLDAAWVSSASWYFLNVFGLRSIYTLVLGENNAADQTQSMQDQMSGAAVAMPQDPKAAFKAEWEALQITEYQNVLANVESELLASSGLAGDQTGAPSLLQSSRGEDSSALRN, from the exons ATGGCCGAACTACTGATTGACCCCAACATCCGCGGATGGGTGTTTTTGCCCATCGTCGTGATCACGTTTCTGGTAGGAATCATCCGGCACTACTTCTCCATCCTGATATCGTCGCAGAAAAAGGCGGAACTTACCCAGATCCAGGACAGCCAGGCGATGATCCGTGCGCGGTTACTGCGCGAAAACGGCAAGTACCTGTCGCAGCAGTCGTTCGCGATGCGCAGACACTACTTCAACAACGAGGATACGGGCTACTTCAAGACCCAGAAGCGAGCGCCACCCAGCCCGAACTCGACGGCAATGCTGTCGGATCTGGTGAAGGGGAACTTCATCAACGTACTGCCCATGATTGTGATCGGCGGATGGATCAATTGGATGTTTTCGGGCTTTGTAACCACGAAGGTGCCGTTCCCGCTGACCCTTCGCTTTAAGCCGATGTTGCAGCGAGGCATCGAACTCGCCTCCCTTGATGCTGCCTGGGTATCGTCCGCCTCGTGGTACTTCCTGAACGTGTTCGGCCTGCGGAGTATCTACACACTCGTGCTGGGTGAAAATAATG CGGCCGATCAAACACAATCGATGCAGGATCAGATGTCGGGCGCTGCTGTAGCCATGCCACAAGACCCGAAAGCTGCCTTCAAGGCGGAATGGGAGGCACTGCAGATCACGGAGTATCAAAATGTTCTAGCAAACGTGGAAAGCGAGCTACTGGCCAGTAGTGGTTTGGCCGGCGACCAGACAGGCGCACCTTCTTTGCTTCAGTCCAGTCGAGGCGAGGACAGTTCCGCCCTACGGAATTAG